The Bernardetia litoralis DSM 6794 genome includes a window with the following:
- the cmr1 gene encoding type III-B CRISPR module RAMP protein Cmr1: MRTITFTCETITPMFLSGADGQTPELRPPSIKGALRFWWRAMNGHLSLEELKKQEGEIFGDTSKRSKVIVKCRIISNDRKQKINIINRDIFSGFHYLLYSAYMNKREYLPNLRFEITLSSYDSEYLLSASYAMWLLSNLGGLGTRSRRGAGNFLISEIEDKEEILSNFNFLNNSTDLIQFQSYFRENIEVIKSYFKVVSKTRKTKFNTFENYKIHIIDYSNVDIDFSNSTEVLNEIGMNFQAFRDGRVSSNILAFSDYNSVKDFILSGNTPATLEKANFGLPISYQYRSILDSNNRPRRANIEGAKKESSRSASSIIISLNRIGNNFYPIIINFHSILLPIGAELKISSKSQSRNKFFSKPINTIKEDFIATLPNILI, encoded by the coding sequence ATGAGAACAATCACTTTTACCTGCGAAACCATTACTCCCATGTTTTTGAGTGGTGCAGACGGACAAACTCCTGAACTTCGTCCTCCTAGTATAAAAGGTGCGTTGAGGTTTTGGTGGAGGGCTATGAATGGGCATTTGAGTTTGGAGGAATTGAAAAAACAGGAAGGAGAAATTTTTGGAGATACTTCAAAAAGAAGTAAAGTAATTGTAAAATGTAGAATAATAAGTAATGACAGAAAACAGAAAATTAATATAATAAATAGAGATATTTTTTCTGGCTTTCATTACCTGCTTTATTCAGCTTATATGAATAAACGAGAATACCTTCCAAATCTTAGATTTGAAATAACTTTGTCTTCTTATGACTCTGAATACCTTCTGTCAGCTAGTTACGCAATGTGGTTATTGTCAAATTTAGGAGGTTTAGGTACTAGATCAAGGCGTGGAGCAGGAAATTTTTTGATAAGTGAAATTGAAGACAAAGAAGAAATATTATCAAACTTTAACTTTTTAAATAACTCAACTGATTTAATACAATTTCAAAGTTATTTTAGAGAAAATATAGAAGTCATAAAAAGTTATTTTAAAGTAGTTTCAAAAACAAGGAAAACTAAATTTAATACTTTTGAAAACTATAAAATACATATTATAGATTATTCAAATGTAGACATTGATTTTAGTAATTCAACAGAAGTACTTAACGAAATTGGAATGAATTTTCAAGCTTTCAGAGATGGAAGAGTTTCTTCAAATATTTTAGCTTTTAGTGATTATAATTCAGTAAAAGATTTTATTCTATCTGGAAATACTCCTGCAACATTAGAAAAAGCAAATTTTGGTTTACCTATAAGTTACCAATACAGATCTATACTTGATAGTAATAATAGACCCAGAAGAGCTAACATTGAGGGAGCAAAAAAAGAATCAAGCCGTAGTGCTTCAAGCATTATCATTAGTTTAAATAGGATAGGTAATAACTTCTATCCTATAATTATCAATTTTCATTCTATTTTACTTCCTATAGGGGCAGAATTGAAAATATCTTCAAAATCACAAAGCCGAAATAAATTTTTCTCAAAACCCATTAACACAATCAAAGAAGACTTTATTGCAACACTACCAAATATTTTAATATAA
- a CDS encoding CRISPR-associated endonuclease Cas6, with amino-acid sequence MQPLPQNKYNKKCILKLLRVHFNVEIAPYEVAAFRGAIIEKVGLENDLFHNHINNKKDKNGSNYAYRYPRIQYKRIGKQPVILCVGDGVEEIHKFFEQKNWDIYIGKDLLEMRIAKLDLNEFEMRVSERMNYYSIRNWVALNQQAYNQYQKLDGIVEKIAFLEKKLIGNILAFAKGIGWHIEENIELKITDLPQNQLISYKKQRLETFHVDFKTNVFLPQYIGLGAKTSVGMGTVFLKK; translated from the coding sequence TTGCAACCCCTACCACAAAATAAATACAATAAAAAATGTATCTTAAAATTACTTAGAGTACATTTCAATGTAGAAATTGCACCTTATGAAGTGGCTGCTTTTCGTGGTGCTATTATCGAAAAAGTAGGCTTAGAAAATGACTTGTTTCATAATCATATTAATAACAAAAAAGATAAAAATGGAAGTAATTATGCTTATCGTTATCCACGCATTCAGTACAAACGGATTGGCAAGCAACCTGTTATTTTGTGTGTAGGCGATGGCGTAGAAGAAATTCATAAATTTTTTGAACAAAAAAACTGGGATATTTATATTGGAAAGGATTTGCTAGAGATGCGTATTGCAAAACTAGATTTGAATGAGTTTGAGATGCGTGTTTCTGAAAGAATGAACTATTATTCTATCCGTAACTGGGTGGCACTCAATCAGCAAGCCTATAATCAGTATCAAAAATTAGATGGAATTGTAGAAAAAATTGCTTTTTTAGAAAAGAAATTGATAGGAAATATTTTAGCTTTTGCAAAAGGTATTGGCTGGCACATTGAGGAAAATATCGAACTCAAAATCACAGATTTACCTCAAAATCAGTTGATTTCCTACAAAAAACAAAGGTTAGAAACCTTCCATGTAGATTTCAAAACAAATGTTTTTCTTCCTCAATACATCGGTTTGGGAGCAAAAACAAGCGTAGGAATGGGAACGGTTTTTTTGAAAAAGTAA
- the pdxH gene encoding pyridoxamine 5'-phosphate oxidase, translating into MDLGNLRQNYKKAELTIKDALENPIEQFKKWFQQALDTELSAEANAMVLSTVGENNRPSARVVLLKSIDEGFVFYTNYESRKGENLEINPYASITFFWAELERQVRIEGKIEKISAEKSTEYFKSRPIGSQIGAIASPQSSILNTREELETLFHSIEKNYEETNFIERPKNWGGYRLIPNYVEFWQGRESRLHDRITYLLKEDGNDRYSSLWEIVRLAP; encoded by the coding sequence ATGGACTTAGGAAATTTAAGACAAAATTATAAAAAAGCAGAGCTTACTATCAAAGATGCTTTAGAAAACCCCATCGAACAGTTCAAAAAATGGTTTCAGCAGGCTTTAGATACCGAACTTTCAGCAGAAGCCAATGCTATGGTACTCTCAACAGTAGGCGAAAACAACCGTCCTTCAGCTCGTGTGGTTCTATTAAAAAGTATTGATGAAGGCTTTGTTTTTTATACAAATTACGAAAGTAGAAAAGGAGAAAATTTGGAAATAAATCCTTATGCTAGTATTACTTTTTTTTGGGCAGAATTAGAAAGACAAGTTAGGATAGAAGGAAAAATTGAAAAAATTAGTGCAGAAAAATCGACTGAATATTTCAAAAGCCGTCCTATCGGAAGTCAGATTGGAGCTATTGCTTCTCCACAAAGTAGTATTTTAAATACAAGAGAAGAGTTAGAAACTCTTTTTCATTCGATAGAAAAAAACTACGAAGAAACAAATTTTATTGAAAGACCAAAAAACTGGGGTGGATACCGTTTGATTCCTAATTATGTAGAATTTTGGCAAGGCAGAGAAAGCCGTTTGCATGACAGAATTACTTATCTTTTGAAAGAAGATGGAAATGACCGATATTCTTCTCTTTGGGAAATTGTAAGACTAGCACCTTAA
- a CDS encoding DUF1573 domain-containing protein, with amino-acid sequence MKITKYSFAFSFCLFLFLSAGAMAQGVFQFEVESFDFSTVEEGDKAEKTFTFKNTGNQPIILSNVRASCGCTTPNWTREPVMPGQTGKIDVSYNSAGRPGAFNKTITITSNATEATKVLTIRGNVVSDPANDPKMTVTRSTVALGKIKKGEAVTYKISFKNDGKKQLQIHNLTSKCNCVKLAGRATANAGETKELEIVITPTQTGAFEDDIVIYTNSRSQGTTTIKLTGTVVEGSSSVLRNENSGF; translated from the coding sequence ATGAAAATTACAAAATACTCTTTTGCATTTAGCTTTTGTTTATTCTTATTTTTATCAGCAGGCGCAATGGCGCAAGGCGTTTTTCAATTTGAAGTAGAATCTTTTGACTTCAGCACAGTAGAAGAAGGTGATAAAGCTGAAAAAACATTTACTTTCAAAAATACAGGAAATCAACCAATTATTTTGAGTAATGTACGTGCTTCTTGTGGTTGTACAACTCCAAACTGGACTCGTGAGCCTGTTATGCCTGGTCAGACTGGCAAAATTGATGTAAGTTATAATTCGGCTGGTCGCCCAGGTGCTTTCAATAAAACAATTACAATTACTTCGAATGCAACTGAAGCTACAAAAGTTTTGACTATTCGTGGAAATGTAGTAAGCGACCCTGCAAATGACCCAAAAATGACAGTAACACGTTCTACGGTAGCTTTAGGCAAAATCAAAAAAGGAGAAGCTGTTACTTATAAAATTTCTTTCAAAAATGATGGAAAAAAACAACTTCAAATCCATAATCTTACAAGTAAATGTAACTGTGTAAAATTAGCAGGTAGAGCAACTGCAAATGCTGGTGAAACAAAAGAATTAGAAATCGTAATCACTCCAACTCAAACAGGAGCTTTTGAAGATGATATTGTAATTTATACAAATAGCCGTTCACAAGGAACAACTACTATCAAACTTACAGGAACAGTAGTAGAAGGTTCTAGCAGCGTTCTTCGCAATGAAAATTCTGGGTTCTAA
- a CDS encoding dihydrofolate reductase — translation MKISIITARSKNGVIGSNNSLPWKMPSDMRFFKQTTIGHHVLVGRKTYQSFNVQLVERPALILTTKSDYQPKYKEDQTINSLEEGIKKAKEQNETELFIIGGGEIYKQALDKNLVTNMYITELDAIIEGDTFFPNFEESEWNVVRNDSFAAGEKNDYDYSFVLYEKK, via the coding sequence ATGAAAATTAGTATTATAACAGCACGCTCAAAAAATGGCGTAATTGGTTCAAATAATTCTCTTCCTTGGAAAATGCCTTCTGATATGCGTTTTTTTAAACAAACAACTATTGGGCATCACGTTTTAGTTGGAAGAAAAACATATCAAAGTTTTAATGTTCAACTTGTAGAACGTCCTGCACTTATCTTGACAACAAAATCAGATTATCAGCCAAAATATAAAGAAGACCAAACTATAAACTCTTTAGAAGAGGGAATCAAAAAAGCAAAAGAGCAAAATGAAACCGAACTTTTTATTATTGGTGGTGGAGAAATCTATAAACAAGCCTTAGATAAAAATCTAGTTACAAATATGTACATTACAGAACTTGATGCAATTATAGAAGGTGACACTTTTTTTCCAAATTTTGAAGAATCAGAATGGAATGTTGTCAGAAATGACAGTTTTGCAGCAGGTGAAAAAAATGATTATGATTATAGTTTTGTCTTGTATGAGAAAAAATAA
- a CDS encoding MG2 domain-containing protein has protein sequence MQLNFFRMWHLLAGAALTAGAVTLWGFRSKNGDEWLKKLTEINTNFQEKYSSERVYLQLDKSFYKPSETIWFQAYVQDEGTLKPSKRSDILHVEFIDPKGNVAKKIQLILEDGTAAGEFDLTENAAGGLYKIKAYTQWQDNFIVEENTEDENGNSFIFEKEITVQKVVLPRLKMKLDFQKDAYGAGDDVHADLDLQSLTNEPLTEKEIDFVVSLKGQVISKSKAKTDKKGKTTITFELPKKLDTADGLLNVLISHNGQTESISRSIPLANTIFDLQFFPEGGDILANTNSNIAFWCKDEFGKPADIQGIILDSKGKKVSTFSSFHKGMGNFEFEAKENETYTAKITQPKNVETTYKLPETVEVGYGLKINYPVSKKNKEKNYETSNLDFSIYSPLMEEVFLVGKLRGQIIFSKKIAVKKGSTAINIPTDKMPIGVANFTLFDSKKIERAERLVFLNAEKQLNIDVKSNKEKYQPREKVTLDIKVTDHRGIPMPANLSLSVVDDKLISFADDKSSTILSNLLLEADLKGEIKEPRFYFDKEEDKAAQARDLLMLTHGWRAFTWEQVQKSSINLKYNAEKAIIAGTVNDENGKPAKNIKVEIKGKDISTKTDKNGYFEFKNYKLYESITIKATDSSKTATQHITNYSQNYSLNLYDYNQIMKRNMMRRGGAVPMMAAVPKDRKDKVVNDEIDFMEDEIADNIIFQNQMIVENTPIIEENEKEAVKEIMEEVEIGFKDEELGGFAREENQFKKKIRAEKPNKPVIIYHRARVFPKVDYSKKEENNDTQEVSRTDFRSTIFWSGNIKIDAKGKSQVEFYASDEITAFRVICEGVASDGGIGRTESVFYTQLPFSLDTKLPLFMSMGDKISIPLQLHNNTKKELSGTVSADYPSSWIPISESKWKNRITLQANETKVVNMDFLIENEAGKGKFIVQFIGQNGIQDRFEQEIEVFAKGFPAAVSLSGENQDKTYSFEITSPVMGTSKATFTAFPSVLDDLLAGIESILREPYGCFEQTSSSTYPNLLVMDYLSIQKDLNKEQQAALEKATALTEKGYKRLISFESKDKGYEWFGANPAHEALTAYGLMEFKDMAAVTGNLVDEQMLTRTTNWLMERKDGKGGFKRNPQALDAFGGADDDITNAYIIYSLSEAGFKDIKTEAETAYQNAIKSKDPYLIGLVVNTLQNLNDKRSEKLLETLISLQEKEGEESGAWKGTKHSITRSTGKGLTAETTSLALLALMKSDKKRMPILQNGVKYLVGSRSPYGGFGNTQSTVLALKSLTAYAKYAQRTPESGDIEIYVNSKKVTTAHYEAGQQNAIEVENLGKHLKAGKNTVRIHYVGVKEPLPYTFSAEWFTDLPKSSDKCSVKLETSLASSKVKIGETVRLTTTLENTTKEGLPMTIAIVGLPGGLSAQPWQLKELIEKNKVDFYEIRNHSVVFYYRQMTPNEKKTIYLDLKADLAGEYEGAASSAYLYYTSELKNWKKGLTVVSQ, from the coding sequence ATGCAACTCAATTTTTTTCGTATGTGGCACTTACTTGCAGGCGCAGCGCTCACAGCTGGCGCAGTTACTCTTTGGGGGTTTCGTTCAAAAAATGGCGACGAATGGCTCAAAAAACTAACTGAAATAAATACTAATTTTCAAGAAAAATATAGCTCTGAGAGAGTTTATTTACAACTTGATAAATCTTTTTACAAACCTTCTGAAACAATTTGGTTTCAAGCCTACGTCCAAGATGAAGGAACTTTAAAACCTTCAAAGAGAAGTGATATTTTACATGTTGAATTTATTGACCCAAAAGGAAATGTAGCAAAAAAAATTCAACTTATTTTAGAAGATGGAACAGCAGCAGGCGAATTTGACTTAACAGAAAATGCAGCAGGAGGATTATATAAAATTAAAGCCTACACACAATGGCAAGACAATTTTATTGTAGAAGAAAATACAGAAGATGAAAACGGCAATTCATTTATTTTTGAAAAAGAAATAACAGTTCAGAAAGTAGTTTTGCCAAGACTAAAAATGAAATTAGATTTTCAGAAAGATGCTTATGGGGCAGGCGATGATGTACATGCTGATTTGGACTTACAAAGCCTTACAAATGAACCTCTTACAGAAAAGGAAATTGATTTTGTAGTCAGTTTGAAAGGTCAAGTTATTTCAAAATCAAAAGCCAAAACAGACAAAAAGGGAAAAACTACAATTACTTTTGAGCTTCCTAAAAAACTAGATACAGCCGACGGACTTTTGAATGTTTTGATTTCTCACAACGGACAAACAGAGTCTATTTCTCGTTCTATTCCTTTAGCAAATACAATTTTTGATTTGCAATTTTTCCCAGAAGGAGGCGATATTTTAGCAAATACAAATTCAAATATTGCTTTTTGGTGTAAAGATGAGTTTGGAAAACCTGCTGATATTCAAGGAATTATTTTAGATTCTAAAGGAAAAAAGGTTTCTACTTTTTCATCTTTCCATAAAGGAATGGGAAATTTTGAGTTTGAAGCAAAAGAAAATGAAACTTATACAGCCAAAATAACACAGCCAAAAAATGTAGAAACAACTTATAAATTACCAGAAACGGTAGAAGTTGGTTATGGTTTAAAAATCAATTATCCTGTTTCAAAGAAGAATAAAGAAAAAAATTATGAGACTTCAAATTTAGATTTTTCTATTTATTCGCCTCTTATGGAAGAAGTTTTTTTAGTTGGAAAACTGCGTGGACAAATTATTTTTTCAAAGAAAATAGCTGTCAAAAAAGGCTCAACTGCAATCAATATTCCAACGGATAAAATGCCAATTGGAGTAGCTAATTTTACACTTTTTGATTCAAAAAAAATAGAAAGAGCCGAGCGTTTGGTTTTCTTAAATGCAGAAAAACAATTGAATATTGATGTAAAATCAAATAAAGAAAAATACCAACCTCGTGAAAAAGTTACTTTAGATATAAAAGTTACTGATCATAGAGGAATTCCGATGCCAGCGAATTTGTCGCTTTCGGTTGTTGATGATAAATTAATTTCTTTTGCTGATGATAAATCTAGTACAATTTTGTCAAATCTTTTATTGGAAGCTGACTTGAAAGGAGAAATAAAAGAACCTCGTTTTTATTTTGATAAAGAAGAAGATAAAGCTGCACAAGCTAGAGATTTATTGATGCTTACACACGGCTGGAGAGCTTTTACGTGGGAGCAAGTTCAAAAATCGTCTATTAATTTGAAATACAATGCCGAAAAAGCAATTATTGCAGGAACTGTAAATGATGAGAATGGAAAACCTGCCAAAAATATAAAAGTAGAAATTAAAGGAAAAGATATTTCTACCAAAACAGATAAAAATGGCTATTTTGAGTTTAAGAATTATAAACTCTATGAGTCAATCACAATCAAAGCAACCGATAGCTCAAAAACAGCAACGCAGCATATTACAAATTATTCTCAAAATTATTCTTTGAATTTGTATGATTATAACCAAATAATGAAGAGAAACATGATGAGACGTGGTGGAGCAGTTCCTATGATGGCAGCAGTTCCAAAAGATAGAAAAGACAAAGTAGTAAATGATGAGATTGATTTTATGGAAGATGAAATAGCTGATAATATAATTTTTCAAAATCAAATGATTGTAGAAAACACTCCTATAATTGAAGAAAATGAAAAAGAAGCAGTCAAAGAAATAATGGAAGAAGTAGAAATAGGATTCAAAGATGAGGAACTGGGTGGGTTTGCTAGAGAGGAAAATCAATTCAAGAAAAAAATAAGAGCCGAAAAACCAAATAAGCCAGTTATTATTTATCATCGTGCTAGAGTTTTTCCAAAAGTTGATTATTCTAAAAAAGAAGAAAATAATGATACTCAAGAAGTTTCAAGAACTGATTTTAGAAGTACCATTTTTTGGAGTGGAAATATCAAAATTGATGCAAAAGGAAAATCACAAGTAGAATTTTATGCTTCTGATGAGATTACGGCTTTTCGTGTAATTTGTGAAGGCGTGGCAAGTGATGGGGGAATTGGACGAACTGAAAGTGTTTTTTATACACAATTACCTTTTAGTTTGGATACAAAACTACCTTTATTTATGTCAATGGGAGATAAAATTTCTATTCCACTACAATTACACAACAATACCAAAAAAGAATTAAGTGGAACAGTTTCGGCTGATTATCCTTCTTCTTGGATTCCAATTTCTGAAAGCAAATGGAAAAATAGAATTACATTACAAGCCAATGAAACAAAGGTTGTAAATATGGATTTCTTAATTGAAAATGAAGCTGGAAAAGGCAAATTTATTGTTCAATTTATTGGACAAAATGGAATACAAGACCGTTTTGAGCAAGAAATTGAAGTATTTGCAAAAGGATTTCCTGCTGCTGTTTCTTTGTCTGGAGAAAATCAAGATAAAACTTATTCCTTTGAAATTACCAGTCCTGTAATGGGAACTAGCAAAGCTACTTTTACAGCTTTTCCTTCTGTTTTGGACGACCTTTTGGCAGGAATTGAATCTATTTTGAGAGAGCCTTATGGTTGTTTCGAACAAACTTCCTCTTCCACTTATCCAAATCTTTTGGTAATGGATTATCTTTCTATACAAAAAGATTTGAATAAAGAACAACAAGCAGCCTTAGAAAAAGCAACAGCTTTAACAGAAAAAGGCTACAAGCGTTTGATTTCCTTTGAATCAAAAGACAAAGGGTACGAATGGTTTGGTGCAAATCCTGCTCATGAAGCTCTGACAGCCTATGGTTTGATGGAATTTAAAGACATGGCAGCCGTTACAGGAAACCTTGTTGATGAGCAAATGCTAACCAGAACAACCAACTGGCTAATGGAACGAAAAGACGGAAAAGGTGGCTTCAAACGCAATCCACAGGCTTTAGATGCTTTTGGTGGTGCAGATGATGACATCACAAATGCCTATATTATTTATTCACTTTCAGAAGCTGGTTTCAAAGATATTAAGACAGAGGCAGAAACAGCCTATCAAAATGCAATTAAATCAAAAGACCCTTATTTGATTGGTTTGGTTGTTAATACTTTACAGAATTTGAATGATAAACGCTCTGAAAAACTGTTGGAAACACTTATTTCTTTACAAGAAAAAGAAGGAGAAGAAAGTGGAGCTTGGAAAGGAACAAAACATTCCATTACTCGCTCAACAGGTAAAGGATTGACAGCAGAAACAACTTCTTTGGCTCTTTTGGCACTTATGAAATCAGATAAAAAAAGAATGCCTATTTTACAAAATGGTGTAAAATATTTGGTAGGTTCTCGTTCGCCTTATGGTGGTTTTGGAAATACACAAAGTACCGTTTTGGCTCTCAAATCTTTGACGGCTTATGCCAAATACGCACAAAGAACACCTGAAAGTGGAGATATTGAAATTTATGTAAATAGCAAAAAAGTAACAACTGCACATTATGAAGCTGGTCAGCAAAATGCTATTGAAGTAGAAAATTTAGGCAAACATTTGAAGGCTGGTAAAAATACCGTTCGCATCCATTATGTAGGTGTAAAAGAGCCGTTACCTTATACATTTTCGGCAGAATGGTTTACAGATTTGCCAAAAAGTAGCGACAAATGTAGTGTAAAACTAGAAACTTCTTTAGCTTCAAGCAAAGTAAAAATAGGCGAAACTGTTCGTTTGACAACAACTTTAGAAAACACCACAAAGGAAGGTTTGCCAATGACAATAGCGATTGTAGGATTACCTGGGGGATTATCTGCACAGCCTTGGCAACTCAAAGAACTCATAGAAAAAAACAAAGTTGATTTTTATGAAATCCGTAATCATAGCGTTGTTTTTTATTATCGTCAGATGACTCCAAACGAGAAGAAAACAATTTATCTTGATTTGAAAGCAGATTTGGCAGGAGAATATGAAGGGGCAGCTTCCTCAGCTTATCTTTATTATACTTCTGAATTGAAAAACTGGAAAAAAGGCTTGACAGTTGTCAGTCAGTAA
- a CDS encoding YfiR family protein, with product MISKFLSKALFIFLIGFLFSFIAFPSKAQYSPTQIKIALIVHFIEHTTFPSEAFKSPKEMIQIGILGDDPFGDELESFLMHYKINGRGLRVRRKKNASDLWGCQVIYISKSEQNKLTDILDYFRRYPTLTIGDNLKGFIEQCGIINFVTVGDKPYRFELNIEAAQKSNLGLDVGLFRMAKRIVACP from the coding sequence TTGATTTCTAAATTTTTATCAAAAGCTCTATTCATTTTTTTAATTGGGTTTTTATTTAGTTTTATTGCTTTTCCTTCTAAAGCACAATATTCGCCTACTCAAATAAAAATTGCATTAATTGTTCACTTTATCGAACACACAACATTTCCTTCTGAAGCCTTTAAAAGCCCTAAAGAAATGATACAAATTGGAATTTTGGGAGATGACCCTTTTGGCGACGAACTGGAAAGTTTTCTTATGCACTACAAAATAAATGGACGTGGATTGCGTGTAAGAAGAAAGAAAAATGCTTCCGATTTGTGGGGCTGTCAAGTAATTTATATTAGTAAATCAGAACAAAATAAACTAACTGATATTTTAGATTATTTTAGAAGATACCCAACACTTACTATCGGAGATAATCTAAAAGGCTTTATCGAACAATGTGGAATCATTAATTTTGTAACTGTGGGGGACAAACCCTATCGTTTTGAACTCAATATCGAAGCTGCTCAAAAATCAAATCTTGGTTTAGATGTGGGGCTTTTTAGAATGGCAAAACGCATTGTAGCTTGTCCATAG
- a CDS encoding SPOR domain-containing protein, translating to MSYFKESSTKVANFNLSKPNSFYQKIILIFLVGFFINSYSAFSQNEMSYFEGSFDQLQEEAKKKNKPYFVFVHANKNKFDSVTFANQYVQTYIKKRYLAQKLQAPSLYADYVVKKYEVKSFPQILIFTPQGKLVDRINSYLSPKKMIARLKLHEGKTGSSDDRISDFAKAANPELSLKLQTEGEIQEVYHFSIRPYGVEEKTIGVQLGVFENYQNLVNNVAELEVHWHDNILVTFVEIDGKMLYRLLLGPFYSYEHADRYNKNLKEKMGLRGILVSLENFNPITEDNKNEYLIESIETPVESENPNKR from the coding sequence ATGTCTTACTTCAAAGAAAGTTCAACAAAAGTAGCAAACTTTAATCTATCCAAACCAAATTCATTTTATCAAAAAATTATTCTTATTTTTTTAGTAGGTTTTTTTATCAATTCTTATTCTGCTTTTTCTCAAAATGAAATGTCTTATTTTGAAGGTTCTTTTGACCAATTGCAAGAAGAAGCAAAAAAGAAAAACAAGCCTTATTTTGTATTTGTTCATGCAAATAAAAATAAATTTGATTCTGTTACTTTTGCTAATCAATATGTTCAAACTTACATAAAAAAGCGTTATCTAGCTCAAAAACTACAAGCACCTTCATTATATGCTGATTATGTTGTAAAAAAATATGAAGTAAAAAGCTTTCCTCAAATTTTGATTTTTACACCTCAAGGAAAACTTGTCGATAGAATTAATTCCTATCTCAGCCCTAAAAAAATGATTGCTCGTTTGAAGTTACATGAAGGTAAAACAGGTTCATCAGATGACCGAATTTCTGATTTTGCAAAGGCTGCAAACCCAGAACTTTCATTAAAATTACAAACAGAAGGAGAAATTCAAGAAGTGTATCATTTCAGCATTCGTCCTTATGGAGTAGAAGAAAAAACAATTGGAGTTCAGTTAGGTGTTTTTGAAAACTATCAAAACTTAGTAAATAATGTCGCTGAACTAGAAGTACATTGGCACGACAATATTCTAGTTACTTTTGTAGAAATAGACGGAAAAATGTTGTATAGATTACTTTTAGGACCTTTTTATAGCTACGAACATGCTGATAGATACAACAAAAATCTAAAAGAAAAAATGGGATTGCGTGGAATATTAGTCAGTTTAGAAAATTTTAATCCAATTACAGAAGACAATAAAAACGAATATTTAATAGAGAGTATTGAAACACCTGTTGAGAGTGAAAATCCCAATAAGAGATAA